The Streptomyces pactum genome contains a region encoding:
- a CDS encoding glycosyltransferase encodes MRILIWHVHGSWTTAFVQGPHTYLVPVTPDRGPDGLGRARTWDWPDSVVEVPPQRLRDEHIDLVIIQRPHELALVDQWLGRRPPLVYLEHNAPDGSSPGVPDTRHPAADIPGVTLVHVTHFNRLMWDAGPTPTTVVEHGIIDPGHRWTGELDRAAVVVNEPIRRGRTTGTDLLPAFARAAPLDVFGMRTEGLADHIGVDPGRCRTRDVPQSDLHAELARRRVYVHPIRWTSLGLSLLEAMHLGMPVVALATTEVTEAVPPGAGVVSNRIDVLTDAVRDFLADPPHARTVGDGARAAALSRYGLSRFLDDWERLLKEVTR; translated from the coding sequence ATGAGGATCCTCATCTGGCACGTGCACGGGTCGTGGACCACGGCCTTCGTGCAGGGCCCGCACACCTACCTCGTCCCCGTCACCCCGGACCGCGGACCGGACGGCCTCGGCCGCGCCCGTACCTGGGACTGGCCCGACTCCGTCGTCGAAGTACCGCCTCAGCGGCTGCGGGACGAGCACATCGACCTCGTGATCATCCAGCGCCCGCACGAACTCGCCCTGGTCGACCAGTGGCTCGGCCGCCGCCCGCCGCTGGTGTACCTGGAGCACAACGCCCCCGACGGCTCTTCTCCCGGAGTACCCGACACCCGCCACCCCGCCGCCGACATCCCCGGCGTCACCCTCGTCCACGTCACCCACTTCAACCGGCTGATGTGGGACGCGGGCCCCACGCCGACGACGGTCGTCGAGCACGGCATCATCGACCCCGGACACCGCTGGACCGGCGAGCTGGACCGCGCGGCCGTCGTCGTCAACGAGCCGATCCGGCGCGGGCGTACGACCGGAACCGACCTGCTCCCCGCGTTCGCCCGCGCCGCCCCGCTCGACGTGTTCGGCATGCGCACCGAGGGACTCGCCGACCACATCGGCGTCGACCCCGGCCGCTGCCGCACCCGGGACGTTCCCCAGAGCGACCTGCACGCCGAGCTGGCCCGCCGCCGCGTCTACGTCCACCCCATCCGCTGGACCTCCCTGGGCCTGTCCCTCCTGGAGGCCATGCACCTCGGCATGCCCGTGGTCGCCCTCGCCACCACCGAGGTCACCGAGGCCGTGCCCCCCGGCGCCGGCGTGGTCTCCAACCGCATCGACGTACTGACCGACGCCGTACGCGACTTCCTCGCCGACCCGCCGCACGCGCGGACCGTCGGCGACGGGGCCCGTGCGGCGGCCCTGTCCCGCTACGGGCTGTCCCGCTTCCTGGACGACTGGGAGCGGCTGCTGAAGGAGGTGACCCGATGA
- a CDS encoding glycosyltransferase family 4 protein: protein MRIAMVSEHASPLAALGGVDAGGQNVYVARLTEELAGRGHDVTVYTRRDATDLPDRIPLPGGAVVEHVPAGPPAAVPKDELFPHMPAFGAYLARAWARETPDVVHAHFWMSGMAAQIGVRPHGIPLVQTFHALGTVKRRHQGMRDTSPYERVGIERQLGRACERVLATCTDEVVELGDMGVPPRQVSVVPCGVDAEHFHPTADTGRTPARRQRHRLLACGRLVPRKGYDQAIRALAQVPDTELLIAGGPPPGGLDADPEAQRLTGLARRTGVADRVRLLGAVDPEDMPALLRSADLVLCTPVYEPFGIVPLEAMACGVPVLATDVGGHRDSVADGTTGRLVAPQDPEAIADAARELLADERLRRQYGRNGRERVLRHYTWARVADGAEQVYRLTLADHALSKEVA, encoded by the coding sequence ATGAGGATCGCCATGGTGTCCGAGCACGCGAGCCCCCTCGCCGCGCTCGGCGGCGTCGACGCCGGAGGACAGAACGTCTACGTGGCCCGCCTCACCGAGGAGTTGGCGGGGCGCGGCCACGACGTCACGGTCTACACCCGCCGGGACGCCACCGACCTGCCCGACCGGATCCCCCTGCCCGGCGGCGCGGTCGTCGAGCACGTGCCCGCCGGACCGCCCGCGGCCGTACCCAAGGACGAACTGTTCCCGCACATGCCCGCCTTCGGCGCCTACCTGGCCCGTGCCTGGGCCCGGGAGACGCCCGACGTGGTGCACGCCCACTTCTGGATGTCCGGCATGGCCGCACAGATCGGCGTACGGCCGCACGGCATCCCCCTCGTGCAGACCTTCCACGCCCTCGGCACCGTCAAGCGGCGCCACCAGGGCATGCGGGACACCAGCCCGTACGAGCGCGTCGGCATCGAACGGCAGCTCGGCCGCGCCTGCGAACGGGTCCTGGCCACCTGCACCGACGAGGTCGTCGAACTCGGCGACATGGGCGTACCGCCCCGGCAGGTCTCCGTCGTGCCCTGCGGTGTGGACGCCGAGCACTTCCACCCCACCGCCGACACCGGCCGCACCCCGGCCCGACGGCAGCGGCACCGGCTGCTCGCCTGCGGCCGGCTCGTCCCCCGCAAGGGCTACGACCAGGCCATCCGCGCCCTGGCCCAGGTCCCCGACACCGAACTCCTCATCGCCGGCGGCCCGCCCCCCGGCGGCCTCGACGCCGACCCCGAGGCCCAGCGCCTGACCGGGCTCGCGCGCCGCACCGGCGTCGCCGACCGTGTCCGGCTGCTCGGCGCGGTCGACCCCGAGGACATGCCCGCCCTGCTCCGCAGCGCCGACCTGGTGCTGTGCACCCCGGTCTACGAGCCCTTCGGCATCGTGCCGCTGGAGGCGATGGCCTGCGGCGTGCCGGTCCTCGCCACCGACGTCGGCGGCCACCGCGACTCCGTGGCCGACGGGACCACGGGCCGCCTGGTCGCCCCGCAGGACCCCGAGGCCATCGCGGACGCCGCCCGCGAACTCCTCGCCGACGAACGGCTGCGCCGCCAGTACGGCCGCAACGGCCGCGAACGCGTGCTGCGGCACTACACGTGGGCGCGCGTCGCCGACGGCGCGGAACAGGTGTACCGCCTGACCCTCGCCGACCACGCGCTGTCGAAGGAGGTGGCGTGA